One Aegilops tauschii subsp. strangulata cultivar AL8/78 chromosome 2, Aet v6.0, whole genome shotgun sequence genomic window, CCGGAAGGCCTGCGGCGCGTGGCGCGGGGCCCCGCGGGAGAGGGCCGAGAGGACGGTGTTGAAGGAGACGACGTTGGGGCGCGGCGCGGAGCGGAGGAGCGCGACGGCGTCGGGGAGCGCGGAGAGGCGGGCGTAGAGCGCGAGGAGCTGGTTGACGATGAAGGTGCCGGGTGTGggcgcggagggcgtcgaggAGACCACGAGGAGCGCGTGCAGCGCGCGCGCGCGGCGGAGGACGGCGCGGCGCGGGGAGCTCGGGCAGGAGCGGTGCAGCGCGTCGGCCGCGGCGGAGAGCGCCGGCTCCAGCGGGTGGAAGCCGAGGCGCgacgggtgcggcggcggcggcggcattgGTGGAGCGGTGGCGGGGTCGCGCGTTTCATTTCGTAGCATAGCGACCGGTCGCACCGTAGGGAAGTTCTCCTCGACTGCAGCAAAGAGCAAACCATGCTAAAGATTTCGAACTTATAAATCAAGATTGAATTAATAACATGGTGTGGTTCCTAACTTAAATTCAAACTAGTTTTAGCGTATTCAATTTTTGCATACAAGCATGACCAAGTTCTAGCATATTCACGCGAGATCGAATCGTTTTCATGAGAAGAATACGCGACCAACCAGGCAACTGAAAAACCCTAGCAGCCACCCGTCCTTTGCCCCTCTCGCCGCCACCAGGGCACGTCACCAGGCAAAGCCCGCACGGTGCCTGCCACGGCGGGGAGGTCTAGATCGAGGAGTCCTATTGTGGAGGCGATGCAGGGTGCTCGAGCGGAGGCCTTCATTGGGAGGTGTGCGACGGCGTCGTTGGTGAAGTCGGCGGCAGCCGAAGGGATCCAGCATCTTCATCAATGGCCCGCCCTGGATGGGTCATCAAAGAAGAGGGTGTCGGTGCATGGTTTTGTACGACGACAAGCTCGACATCAGACACGGACCAGTCGTACAACGACATAGGTGATCTTTCGAGGTTTTCTTCAAGGAGTCTTTGTGTTTGGCTTGGGATGGCAAAACAATGACGTTGTCCCAGTGTAGGAATAATGTTCTCCTTGTTCTATCCCGTTCCATTGGTGTGTTTTTCACCGGCAGAGGGCGTGTGGAGATGTCTCTCCTACGGTGTTATGAGATCCGATCGGTTTAGGTTTTCGGTGGACCCGTCTGAATTTGACCAGCTTTCATAGTCTTTGAGGTTTCTACACGACCTTGTCGTCGTTTCTTTCTCTGGGCGGCGTTTTGCTTCACATATCGGGGCCGTTAGCGATTTTCTTCTACGAGCTCCTGGGTTTCAAAAAATTTGCTCCGCTGATGCCGAGGACCGGAGGCGGTATTGAGCTATGCTCACGCGTGCCGCCGGTGGAGCGGGAGGAAGAAAACTCCCCCTCCCCCCATTTTTTCATAAGGTTGTGTTTCTAAGGATCTGTGATACTTAACTTATTGCATTAGGCCTTTGCGCAAAAAAAAAGGTTCTAGCATATTCAAAATCCATACCACTTGGTTTGGTAAATTTTGTGAAGTGATGGGAGTTTAGAGCACGGAGTTTCGGTGGGATTAGATATATGATGTGGCTTTTCATTCCCTCATTTTTTGGCATACGGTGGAAATTTTGTGGGGACATTTGAGGAAGAAGTTTAGGAAGTTTATCGTGTTTGGTGGGTGAGAATTGATAAGAGATTAATAAAGTGATGAAAACATAATTGCGGTCACCCGCAAAAAACATAATTACAATGAAGGATCAATATTAAACCATAATTTATTTCATTTCTCACCCTTTTAAAAAACAAGTAGGACCTTCCCTCTGATGTTTAATCTTTTTTAATTCACCTAAATACCCCTCCTTATCTTTCATGTCCACTAAATCAAGGAAAGAAATGATCAGTTGGCAGTTTTCTCCCATATCCGTTGACGGCTAGGGTaaactacccccccccccccccccccgactttGCTGGCGAGCCCGTGCATTCAGCTCCCCTCTGGCTGCCGCTCCGATGGGCCGTGGCGGGGAGGGGAATCCCGGTGCCTCAGCCCCGGTTAGTAGTTTTGGTTAGGATTTTTTAGTCCTCGCAGGTGTGGCGCTCGGGCGGATTGTTCCGCTTTTACTTCGTGTTTGTCTTTCGGGCTCCGATCCTCCTCGCGTTTGTCCATCCAAACGTATTCAACGGAGCTCCTGTGTAGATTTCTGCTGTCTCCTTGGGGCGGTGAGGTTAGCGTTTCTCACCATGTGGAGAGGTTTTGTTCCAGGTGTTTCAGGTCTACTCAAGGGTTCAACACCGACGATTGCAGTTCCAAGGCGTTGGTCCTTAGGGGCACGTTCATGAAAACTTCCCAACTATCATTGACAAGGTCAAGCCGGCTGCGATAGGGGAGCAGCGACAGTGGCGTGTCGGCGGCTTGTCTGACGGCAATAGTGATCGTTCAGTGGTCTCGGAGTCtcaatgtaatttttattatgtttgaaaTGCTTTGTACTTCTATGAACTTTGGTAATAAATATGGATCATTTTCACACACAAAAATTGAACGAAAAACCGTATACACCGGCGTACACTCCCCCGATTGATGGAGCTTCTCGCGTTGCTgatatctactccctccgttccatattaGTATTTTTTATGAAAAGATCAGATCTGTTATAAAATTTCACCGAAAGTACAAAGTATTTCAAAGAGCCTAATCTCTTACTACTGGGAAAAAAATCATATGGATTAGTTGCATGAAAGAACAACCTATATGAATTTTGGACGATTCACTGCTTTGAATCGAAAAAAActatgtactccctccgatccatattattTGTCGTTCAAACAGATGCATCATGTATAGAGCGACATGTAATATGGATCGGAGGTAGTATTAGAAAAGGACCCCAGAATAGCCAGATAACGTTCGTTGTGGGGCACGGCAATTTCCTATGTTTTCTTGCGGCAAATTCTTCAAAATCACATAGCAATTTCTTCACAAACGCACGATAACTTTTGGGAAACAGAGGAATTGCTGCGGGGATTGCCGTGTTCGCTTGAAAGAGCTGTCATCCTCCCAACACATTGCCGCGAAAAACATTCGTGTTGCTGTGCATCTTAAGCCAACTTTCGCTTAAATAGCATTACCCTTAAAAATATataagttttgaaaaaaaaattgatgaACTGTCATTGCGTAAAAATCTTTGAACGAAGAGGATTTTTCTTTTTCAAAGCACCGAGGCCACTCCAGCTCGGGGCCAAAAGCAGAAGAGAATGCTCTTCCTTGCCCCGCGAAGAAGATAAGCACAGGTGCTACAGGTCGCCGCGCCTCGCTGGCCCCGGTCGCCTCACACGACTCCGCgccccccctcctcctcctactCCCCTGCCAATCCGGCGACCCCCCCACCCACCCCACCTGATCGGCCGCCTCCCCCAGGCCCCTGCGCCACGCAATCGAGCCCAGGCCCCGCCCCGCAATGCCGggcctcgccgccgccgagcAGGACGCCGTCTCGCTGGTGCGCCGCGTCGCCCGGGCCCTCAACCGCCGGATCTCCGACCTCGTCGCCCTCCTCTTCCGCCACAAGGTAAGCGACCCCGcccgccggcctcccctccccctccgcCCGCCCCACCCGCCCGtccaaccctaaccctagctgGCTCTGTCGTGCAGAGCGCGGGGTCCTTCGGCGCCGTCGCGGGCTTCGCCATCGCCGTCGTCTTCGCGTGGAAGTTCCTGCGCTCCTCCTCGACGCCCAGGCCCCGCCGGCCCGCCGCCCCCAAGCGGCCCTCGGCCGCCGGCTCGGCCGCGCCCGCCCCCGACGGCCCGGCCGAGCCCGCCGGCGACTCTGCGACGGTGGGTCATCTGCTCCGTGCTCGTGTTGCCGTTGTTTGGTGTGCGTGGGGGTTTCGGTTGCTGACAGACAGGGGTTTGCCTGTGACTGGCAGCTGACGACGCGGCAGATCGTGGCGAGGCGGCTCGGTGGGTGCAGAAGGGTATGTTCTCTTCCTCTGATTCAGTCCTCTTCGGTGCTGGGTCGTATGAAGATCAGATATGTATCGGACTTACATGGTGCAATGGCAATGCTGATGATAGATGATGCACCAAAAGGGTGATTTGTGCCTATAGGATATTGTGTTTATAACATAAATAACACTAATAGTTTTCTCCGATGGCGTTGGTGGTTGGAGTTCACGTTAAATAGTGTACTAAATGAAAATATCTAGGATCTATGGAAAGACGCTTCAAATGCATTGGCCTTACCTAGTGACCACTTGCTGTAATCATGGAACAGAACCTCTATCGACTTATTATGATGGTTACATTTCTGTGCATAGCGTACACTGCCGAGCTCATGGCTGGCACATTAATATTATGTATTTACATACATCCCACATGTATTTTTCTCTTGTTTTGGTACCTAATTGAGAGTACAATGAAATCTGGCATTTCAAGTTTCAACCATGGCAATAGTTAAATGATTTAAATAGCTAACCATACGAGACCACAGAACAAAATGCGGAGAATACCATAGAGTGTGATTAGTTCCTAGGACCCGGTGTAGAGGGACAGTCCCATAGGATGCAAAAATCTCAGTGTTTGGTTGACCAGGTGGATAAATCAACCTTGCCAACCAGATGCAAGATTCATTTGGGAGTTCCCAGGTCAGTAGGTCAGGCTTGGTGGAGGCGCCCATTTAGATGTAACTCAGGCATCTCTTTGTAGATTAGATAGTTATTCAACTATAATTAGGTTGGCATGAGCGTAGATTGAGTTTTGATAAGGGCCACTAAGAAAAAGTGAAGGCATAATAAGACATACCGTACTAAAGTTTGGCGTAATATTCTTTCTCAACTCCAGGGGTTATCCAACTCATATCAAGGCAACCAGACAACCTCTCCCCAGGACCAGGTTGAGCACAAAGCTTTTAGAGGGAAATGTAGAGTGTAAACTAGGCAACCCCTCTTGCATCCTAAGAGCCCATCCCTTGCTCAACCGCTAAGCTCTTGTTGTGGCCCTGATGCTAGCTGGCTCCTGGCAACCATTCACACCCATAATGATATGTGCTGACACACTTTAAGAATATTTCTAATACTGGTGATGCTTGAAATGAATAAATTATATTATGATTTCTTATAATAGTTTTGCAGAAATTCATAAATATTGTTCATGTAGGTCACTTGCCAACTAATCGGTATTGTATTTGAGGAGAAAACTCCCGAGGAGCTTCAGGTGCGATTTGTATGTTCTTAAGGTATTTATGCATCCCTCCATAATTTTTTTGCTAACTATCTGCTATCTGTCTTTTATGTCCTTGATGCAGAACCATGCCACTGTTAAGCCCTCAGTGGTGGAACTACTACTAGAAATATCCAAATACTGTGATTTTTATCTGATGGAAACTGTACTTGATGATAAGAGTGAGGTATAAATTTCATAGTGCATCCTTGCATCTCTTTGAAGTTTATCATGGACAATTTCTTGTACCCACACTTTAAGTTAATATTCCTTTGAATatgaatttgactatttcttaaGTATGACTGAGTGACCCGTAACTGCAGGAGAATGCTCTTATGGCTCTGGAGAATGCCGGGCTTTTCAAGTCTGGTGGCTTGATGAAAGAAAAGGTGACGACTTTGCATCAGACAACgctattaattaaactaattcaTTTGTTTCCGTTTTCTCGTGTTCCTCTACCACATCATTTCAGTGTTGCGGTGAATCATGTTAATATTTATGGATGACTCGCTTTAAagttttttctccaaaaatcatTGTTTGATAGGATAACTGTTGTTGATAGCAAGGGCGGAGCTTCGTTGGGGCTGAACCGGGCCATGGCCTGCCCAGGAATCTCGTGATTATTTTTTATACCTATCCTTTGCTTCGTAGCCTACTCGGCCTAGTTACGATCGATCCAAGTCTCGAGGTTTGGCACGAGCGCACACACTAGCCACTAGGAGCAGCAACTGCCAGCAGGCTACGCCGCCACCTGCAACTCGCGCAGCTCAGATCTCGCCTCGGAGAGCCAGCGCCCATCCCCCTTCCAGGCTCCCAAGTCCCACCTTCGGCCCTTGCCGGCGCAGATCGCACAGCCTCCTCGCCGCTAAATACACGCTTCCTGCTGCCTGCTCCACGGCTCTGCCCGCCTTCCCGCGACCTCCCCATGGCGCCATCCTCCCTTCGGCCCTTCCTTCCAGGCTCCGGCCTCCACACGGGCCAGTTCTGGCCCTGGCCGTCGGGATGCTGCCGCTGTGCAGCCCAGATGCGTCCGACCCTTGCCTCCTCTGACCACTGCGCAATACACTGTGCTAGCAACCAACTAGATTCGCCGGTCAGCTGTTGAGTGCCGACGCTGAGTAGAGCTCACTCAGCTCTATGTTCACCTCCTGATGACGCTGCCGCTGGGTAGTTTCTAATTATCTCCAGAGCAGCATGCTTTTGTTATGAATCGAGCAACATTAATGCATTTTATTATCAATTCATATGTAGAAATACACGATAAAGATATATTTTTC contains:
- the LOC109732759 gene encoding peroxisome biogenesis protein 22, with the protein product MPGLAAAEQDAVSLVRRVARALNRRISDLVALLFRHKSAGSFGAVAGFAIAVVFAWKFLRSSSTPRPRRPAAPKRPSAAGSAAPAPDGPAEPAGDSATLTTRQIVARRLGGCRRVTCQLIGIVFEEKTPEELQNHATVKPSVVELLLEISKYCDFYLMETVLDDKSEENALMALENAGLFKSGGLMKEKVLFCSSEVGRTSFVRQLESDFHIDASLEIISQLSRFIRCQLFVSSMEGGQLAANVFNSPSLEQFFS